From the genome of uncultured Bacteroides sp.:
ATTATCTATGGTGCCTTATATGAAGGTTATTGCTTTGTTTCCGGCACTTATACTAGGATTACTGAAAGTAGCCGATACAGGAGAAAGTATCTGGGTTGTTTTAGGATCAGCATTATTAGTTTTTGCAATTGTGCAGGCTGTAGAAGATTCTTTTATCGTTCCTAAAGTTATGGGAAGAGTTACAGGGCTTAATCCTGCTGTTATTTTACTCTCTCTTTCCATCTGGGGATCATTGCTGGGAATACTAGGTATGATCATTGCATTGCCAACAACATCTCTTATACTGTCATATTATAAAAGATTCGTAATACACCGTGAAAAAATTATCAACCCAGAAAGCTCTGATAATCAACATGAAAAGGTATACACCGAAAAATAACCCGAAATTTATTATACGAAAAGTTTGGAGCGTAAAGAAAAAGCAGTATCTTTGCACCCGCTAAAGAGAACTAAACGAAATGATTCGCTAGCTCAGCTGGTAGAGCACAACACTTTTAATGTTGGGGTCTTGGGTTCGAGCCCCAAGCGGATCACAAGAAAGAACGAAAGTTCATCTCGATGTAGAAAACTCCTTGAATCATTGATTCAGGGAGTTTTTATTTTATACCTATCCCCCATCTTGCTAACACAGCTATATAACTTTTTAGAACAAAAGTTATCAATGAAATTTTAACTGGTTACACAAAATAAAAACCTTCTCAAGAAAATTAAAAATCCACAAATTGATCTAGCAATCTAGCACCACCCAAATAACAAACTGACTATAAACATATTACCACCGCTAGATCAACCAAATTTGATCTAGCAGTGATCTAGCGATCTAGCGCTTTGGCGGTTAAATCATATACAATCCAAACAACCTATCACAGAAAAACAGTTGATAAACAGCACTTTAGACAACTAATATTAGGATTAACAATAAACACAGTCAACCAGAATAAGGACGAAACAAACTGCTGGACTGCTAGATTACCGCTAGACTTCTCCAAGTATATCTAGCACTCCTATCGATCTTATACACAGTAGCTTATACACCAAATGCTAGACTGCTAGACTATTTTCGCAAAATTAAAATTTATGTAGTGGTTTTGCAGGTTATCAAATGCCACTCCGACTTTCCGGAAACATCCGGCGGGAGGTTACTTAAACTCCCAAGTGAGTTTTTCTATCTCAGGCGGGAGGTTGATGTAATGTTGTACAAAACAATTATATCTTCTGTACAAGAGAATTAATTGTTTTGTACAGAAGAATACATTCTTTTGTACAAGAATACACAAACATCCGGAATAGTTTTTAAAAAGACAAACCGGAGTTTTACTAAACTCCGGCGAGTTATATCTTAAAACAACATGTAAACTCGCACCCGTAATTCGATAATATCTTTAATAAATAAAATTCGCCTATTTAATTTTATCTATAATTTGTGTTTCTAATTTTGCTTTCAATGTACAAGTCTACACCTACATTAGGGCTCCTATATTACACCAAGAAACCTCTTTTAATTATATGAATTTGGCAAATTGAAAGGAATGTTGTAGTTTTGAACCCGAAATGCCAAGCAGACAAAATTATTTTTTAGTAGTTTAGAAAGCAAATCATAGTCAAAGGCATAAACCCTTCGAGCAAGAATTCCAAACGGATTGCTCGATGGAAGAGACAACAGAGGCTGTCTCTTTTTTTTAATCCGCATTTTAATTTTAATATATAAATTCAATCAAAAACAGATGAACGAAATTCCAAATTGTCCGAACTGCCAGGGTGAAAACACCTACTTTGACGGTTCCCTTTACGTATGTCCCGACTGTTCCCACGAGTTCAACGCAGAAAGCGCTGCGGCGGAAACAACTCCCGATGTACCCCGCGACAGCAATGGGGCCGAACTGATGGATGGCGATTCTGTAACTGTAATCAAGGATCTTAAAGTAAAAGGATCATCAATGGTCATTAAAAGAGGAACGAAAGTTAAAAGCATTCGTCTGACAGAAATCCCTGAAGAAGTTGACTGTAAAATAGATGGAAGCAGTATTGTACTAAAGACTTGCTTCCTGAAAAAATAAGCGACAACTTACAAAAGTATCAAACGACTATCAAGACGCAAGTATCTGATAGTCGTTTTTCTATAATCGATTAAAAAGATAATAATAGAATATGATAGCAGATCTATTATTACCTTTGCGCACTTAGGTATTTAACTAAAGATTTATGGCAAACCTGATTTTTGAGAACAAAGAGTTCAAAGGCGTTAACTGTCTGGATGAACAGCTGGCAAAAGGAGAATATTCAGATTGCTCCTTTATTAATTGCATTTTCACCAATGCCGATTTATCAAATATTTCTTTTATTGATTGTAAGTTCAGTAATTGCGATCTTAGCATGGCAGCTATCAGAAACACTATATTCAGAGATGTAAAGTTTGTAAATAGTAAGCTGGTTGGATTAAACTTTGAAGAGTGCAACAACTTCCTTATCTCCTTTTCTTTTGAAGAATGCATCCTTCATTTAGCCTCCTTTTATAAACTAAAGTTGAAAGCAACTAATTTTATAAATTGCGATTTACAGGAGGTAGATTTTACCGAGACTGAGCTGAGCAATTCTATTTTCAAGAACTGCAACCTTAGCAGAACAATCTTTGCCAGAACTAATCTTGAAAAAGCTGACTTCCGTACATCTTACAATTATTCCATTGACCCTGAAATAAACCGGATACGAAAAGCAAAGTTCTCCAGAATGGAAGTTATCGGATTATTAGATAAGTACAATCTTGATATAGAGTAAAAAATAAATTAGTAAGTATGTTGGAACAATGATGGTTTACAAACATTCAAAGATACCTGATAGTCTGTGCATCCTGATTATTGTAAGTGTATCCCCAATTAAAATACATGAAGCTCGTTTAATTTAGATTACGGAAAATACACATATTTTATACTTTCTTGCTTGTAGAATGCATTTTTTATATAAATTTACAGACTCAAAGAATACCGTTATGAAAACATTCTATAAATGCACTCTATTTTATGTTTGTATCCTCCTCTGCTTGCCTGCAATATCTCATGCTCAGCCAGTTTGTCAGATACAACACTATTCAACATATAGTGGATTGCCACAACGAACTGTAGTTAATATAGTACAAGATATAAAAGGTTTTATCTGGCTTTCTACATGGAACGGTTTAAGTAAGTTTGACGGTTATTCATTTAAAAACTACAAAGCTTATCCGGGTGACGGATGTACGCTAACTAGTAACAGATTGTATTCCATCACTACCAATCAGCATGGCGATATATGGTGCCAGACTTATGATAGCCGAATTTATTTGTTCGATAGCAGAAAAGAAAGATTTATTGATATTCTGCAACCTATAGAAGCAAAAAACAAGAGTACCTATACCATTAGTCAAATATACGCATTGCCTAAAGGCGTAACCTGGATCGTGTGCGATAACGGAGCTTTTCGAGTAAATGAAGAACAATACAGAAAAGGTAAGAATGAAAGCATTTCATTTTACAGTTCTAAAGCCGGGAACCTTCCGGGAAAAGAAATATCCAGGATTATTCAGGATAAAGATGGTGACGAATGGGTTTTTACAGATAAAGGTATTCAGATTATCGGAAAAAAAAGAATGCCTGGCAACATACAATTCAAGAATGTATGCGAAAATGGTAAGAATATGTATCTGGTATCTTCAAATGATCGCCTTGCCTTTTACGATCAAAGTACGGAACAACTACAGTTCCTGAAAATACCATGCGAATATTCTCATCTGAACAGCATACAAAATCTGGGGAAAGACACTATCGGACTGGGTACAGAAAACGGAATTATCATATTCGATGCCAAGAGAAAGAAATTCAGATATATAGATATTCGTATGAATACTCAGTCTTCCATCAATGTACAAAGTATATTTAAGGACAGTCATAATGAGTTGTGGATATTCTCAGAATCGGCAGGAGTAACTCGTTATAATCTTCAAAACGGTGAAAAGCAGTATTATCAAACTCCTATAGAAGATATGCCTACAGCAGAAAGACAAAGCAGAGAGGGAGTTTTTGAAGACGCTCAAGGAACATTATGGGTAATTCCTCAATTGGGATGTCTTAGTTATTACGATCGTAGGACTCAACTGTTAAAGCCTTATTATACAGACTATAATGATCCGAAGTCTAAGTTTACACCTGTTGTATTAAGATACTTATTGGATAATCAGAAGAATTTTTGGTATACAAGTAATTATGAATTGGGTAAGATTTCTTTCTTTCCTAATGCCTGTCAGGAGCGCCCCTTTGATTATGGCTATGATACGCGTGCTTTTTTGAAAGACAGCAACAAGAACTTTTGGATGGCAAATAAAAAAGGATTTATCCGAATAGACAACGAAGATGGAACCTTGAAAGGTTACCTAACTTCATCAGGAAACATCAGCAGCCAGAAAGTTCCATTTTCAAAGAATATTTATTGCTTTCTTGAAGACAAACAAGGGTTTATTTGGATGGGGAGCAAATGGGACGGGCTCTTCAGGCTCAAGAAAGAAGGGAATAACCGATTTAAGATACAAAGATTTGCCCATGATGAAAAGAACCCATATAGTTTAAGCAATAATAGCATTTACTCAATATTTCAAGACAGCCGGAATCGCATTTGGATAGGCACATATGGTGGCGGACTGAATTTATTGGAAGAAACTCCTCAAGGAGAAGTACGCTTCATGCACAGTGGTAGCTCTTTGAAAGAATATCCTCACAACAAATTCTCCAAAATACGAATCATTAAGGAAGTAAATAAAGCAATATTGGTTGGCACTACAGAGGGACTTCTCACGTTTTCTCCTGATTTCAGGAATCCGGGAACTATCAGATTTTACCAGAATGTACGTACACCAGAGGTTGCATCCAGTCTATGCAGCAATGATGTAACGTACATCTATACTGACAGCAGGAAACAGACGTATGTTCTTACCTTTACAGGAGGCATAAACCAAATAGTATCTAACAATTTACTAACCAATCATATAAAGTTTAAATCCTATACAAAGAAAAATGGATTGTTTTCCGACTTGCTTTTATCCATGATTGAAGATTCGCAAAAGAATTTATGGGTAATATCTGAAAATGCACTTTCCAAATTCAATCCGAGAACAGGCACTTTTGATAATTACGATAAGAGATATCTTCAAAAAGAAATTTATTTCAGTGATGCCGCACCGGTTATCTGGCATAAACATTTGATTTTGGGCACCGAAGGTGGTATTCTGGAGATGAATCCAGCCTCGTTAAGCAAGAGCAAGTACATTCCGCGTATCGTATTTACCGGTCTGAAGATACAAGGAATTCAGCAGTCACAAGATATTGACGATCTGAAGGAACTGGAACTTCAGCCTTCTCAGCGCAATGTAACCTTCCAGTTTGCGACGTTAGATTATATTGAACCTACAGCCATAAAGTATGCTTATAGGCTTAAAGGATTGGAAGAGCAATGGAATGAAGTAGATAATAACCGCACTGCCAACTATATAAATCTTCCTCCGGGAGAATATGAATTGCAAATACGTTCTACAAACAGTGATGGTGTATGGATAGACAATGTACGCACTCTTTCAATCAATGTACTTCCCACTTTCTGGGAAACTTACTGGGCGTGGATTCTGTATGTTCTTTTATTCATTCTGTTTACGGCTGCTATTGTATATACTATTTTTTATATTTATAGGCTGCACAATCAAATTAATCTCGAGCATCAATTATCTAATATAAAACTAAGATTCTTTACAGATATCTCCCATGAGTTACGTACACCGTTAACTCTTATCAGTAGTCCCATAAGTGAAATACTCGAGCATGAATCTCTTTCTCCAAATGCGCGCAAACACCTCACTCTGGTACATAAGAACACAGAGCGTATGCTGCGTTTAATGAATCAGATACTAGATTTCCGTAAAATAGAGAATAAGAAAATGAAAGTATTACTGGAAAAGAGTGATATCATAACTTTATTGCAACGGGTAATGGATAACTTTCTTCTGATAGCAGAAGAAAAACATATTGATTTCCGCTTACATTCGCAGCCGGATATAATCTCCGGTTGGATAGATCAGGACAAATTTGAAAAGATTTTTTTCAATTTAATATCCAATGCTTTCAAGTACACACCCGACAATAAATCCATCATAGTATCGGCCACCATGGAAAATGAGAATCTTGTAATTTCCGTAAAGGATGAAGGTATTGGAATCGATCTCAAAAAACAACAAAGTTTGTTTCAGCGGTTCGAAACGCTTGTGCGCTATAACATTTTACAACCTTCATCGGGTATAGGATTGTCTCTTGTAAAGGAGCTGATTGAATTACATCAAGGTAATATTCAGGTAAATAGTCAGCCGGGAGTTGGCAGTGAGTTTATTGTAACATTACCCCTGGAGCAGAAAACTTATGAAGGAAAAGAAAATACGGAATTCATTTTTAATGACTCTCAGTCATCTTTTGCTCAAAGCAACGAAAATCCTGAAAATTCAGGAATATCAATTCAAGAACAAACCTATCAGGAAGTAACAGAAAGACAATCTATAATTCCCGAAAGTAATCTTGAAAATCAGGAAGTTGTTTCGGTATTGGTAGTGGAAGATAATTCTGAATTAAGAACCTTCCTTCATGATATATTATCTGGTATATATAATGTAATTGAAGCAAATGACGGGCAAGAAGGATTGGAAATGGCTATTAAACACATGCCTGATTTCATCATCAGTGATGTAATGATGCCAGTAATGGATGGATTGGATATGGTAAAAGCTATTAAAGAAAACCGTGACATTTGCCACATTCCAATTATTCTGCTTTCTGCAAAATCTTCTCTGGATGACCGTATTTACGGACTGGAGCAGGGTATTGATGACTATATAACCAAACCGTTCAGTTCTGCTTACCTCAAAGCACGTATAAAATCACTGCTTAATCAGCGTAAACAGTTACATGAACTTTACCTAAAACAATGGCCGGAGAATAAGGAAGCTACTTCAAGCGTCCCAATTGAAATAGTGCCCTCCAAACCACAAATAATAAACTCTGACGAGTTATTTATGCAACAAGTGATGGAGGTGATGGAAAAGAATATGGATAATTCCAAATTTACAATTGACGAGTTTGCATTGGAAATACGAATGGGACGTACTGTTTTTTATCAAAAGCTGAAAGCAATCATAGGTTTGTCTCCTGTAGATTTTATTCGTGAGATGCGTATCAAGCGGGCAAAACAATTGATTGATTCTGGAGAATATAATGTATCAACAGTGGCTTACATGACAGGTTTTAATGATCCTAAATATTTCAGTAAGTGCTTTAAGAAACAATTCGGAGCTTCGCCGTCTGAGTACAGTAAAGAAAAAAAGCAGAACAATTAAGAATAGCCGAAATTCATTGATTGGAAATAACAGACAGAAGATTTTCATCTCCCGTCTGTTATATTCAAGTGCGGTTATTCAATGGTGAAGGCATGTTGCAACAAGTCTTCTGTTTGTGAACTACCACCTACCATGATATCATAATCTCCTGCACAGACTCTTAGGGTATTAGATGAGGAATCCCACCATTCCAGTTCTTTATCTTTCAGTAGGAATTCAACATTAACTGTCTTCCCTGCAGGAATACTTACGCGCTTAAAGTTACGCAAAGTCCTAATAGGTCCGTCTGCATCGTTATGTTTTCTCAGATAAACCTGAACAACTTCTTCTCCATTACGGTTGCCTGTATTAGTAACCGGAACAGTGAACTTCAATAATTGTCCAACTTTAATTTTATCTTTCTCCAGTTTCATCTGCCCATACTCAAAGGTTGTATAGCTTAGTCCGTAACCAAAAGGGAAAAGAGGCTCTTGTGTCATGTAGCGATAAGTCCTTCCATTCATATTATAATCTTCAAAGTCAGGAAGCTGTGATACATTACGATAAAATGTTACCGGCAATCGTCCTGCTGGATTGTAATCTCCAAATAAAACTTCGGCAACAGCCTTTCCTCCTTCTTGACCAGGATACCATGCCTGCAATATGGCCTCACATTCATTTGTTTCAGGTTCCAGACCAATGGGTGAACCAGAGCAATTAACGAAAAGAACCTTTTTACCGGCACGATGCAAAGCTGCAATCAACTCTCTTTGAACGGCAGGAAGCTCTATATCCGTACGGTCGCCTTTCTTGAAACCAGGAAGATTAACACCCATTTCTTCACCTTCGAGGCTTGGCGAGATACCACCTGCGAATATTACCACATCTGCATCTTTTACCTTTTCCACAGATTCTTCAATGTCGGCTTCCTTCTTGAAACCAAGGTCAAAGTTAAGTTGGGCATCACTTCTGAGGTATTCGAAATCTAGTTCTATATTATATGATATTCCAGCTTGTACCTGCATATTGTAAGTAGATTTTCGAGCACCATGTTTGTTGGAGAAACTCTTTACCTCTTTATCGTTTATACGCAAACGTCCTGAACCGTAAGCATAAATATCAAATACAATTTCACCCGACTGTTCTGGAGTAAATACGCTGTTATAAGTTGCAGAGAAATCAGTAAGATTTACTCCAGGAGCAAATACAGTAGCACCCGATGTGCAAAAATGGAAAGGAGTAGTTACCTGAGCGGCTGTAACGGGCTTGCCATCACGGGTAACATTGTTCCAATAGCGTGCGCTAAATCCTGGTCCGTCTGCCGACTTACAAAGATTAAATGCACTTTGAATAAGTGTCCGTTCTACCCACCCGCAACCTTGTTCGTAAATAAGCTTGTCATTATTTCCCAATGTTTTTCGCAATCCATTCAAAATAGTGACTGTATGCGGTGGCATGCCATTATAATTTCCCCATTGCATCACGGAATCGTTGGCATTTGGTCCCATAACAGCAAGAGTTAGTCCACCACGTTTCAGCGGCAAAATATTATTTTTATTCATGAGCAAGGTCATTGACTTGCGTGCAATATCGAGAGCCAATGAGTCATGTTCTGCCGAAGCTACTACCGAGAAAGGAATCTTTGTCCAAGATACATTTTTCGGATCATCCATTTCTCCTAATGAAAAACGGGCTTCTAACAGACGTTTAACTGCAATGTTTATGGCACTTTCGTCTATTTTTCCTTGTTTAACTGCTTTAGCTAATGATTGGTAGCTGGATCCGCATTCCAGATCTGTTCCGCTAAGAACTGCTGCAGCCGAAGCTGACTCGGCATCGGAATGGGTTTTATGGCCACGTTCATTATAGAAGTCGGCAATGGCACCACAATCGGAAAGTACAATGCCGTCAAAGCCCCACTCTTTACGGAGAATCTGCATCAGCAGGCGATCGCTCCCACAACATGGTTTTCCTTCAAAACGATTATAAGCACACATTACTTCTTTTACTTTAGCTTCTCTCACCAATGCCTCGAAAGGCGGTAGGTAAGTTTCGTACAAATCACGCGGCTTAATTTTTTCCACATTAAATTCGTGTCGGTTCCATTCCGGACCGGAGTGTACGGCAAAATGCTTGGCACAAGCATGGAGTTTATCGTAATGCCCGTCGTTAGCGCCTTGCAGGCCCTGAACTACCATTACTCCCATCCTGCTGGTTAGATAAGGATCTTCGCCATAAGTCTCAATACCTCTTCCCCAACGAGGATCTCGATATATGTTTACTGTGGGAGTCCACATTGTCAAGCCCTGATAACGTTCATAACTTCGCTGTGACGTGTAGTAAGTATTCTTAGCGCGAGCCTCATCAGAAACTGCATTGTATACTTGATACACCGTGCCAGGGGAAAAAGATGCTGCCATACCTATCGGTTGAGGGAAGACAGTCGCCAAACCTGCACGAGCCACTCCATGCAGCGCTTCGTTCCACCAGTTATATGGCTTGATACCCAAACGCTCAACAGATTGAGAGTTATCCATCATTAATAATATTTTTTCTTCCAGCGTAAGTTCTTGAAGTAAGAGCTTCGCTCGTTCATCTGGCGATAATGAAGCCGCTTTATAAGTTTGTTGGCTGCAACTTGACAAGATAAAAAGAGGCAGCAAATAGATTAATTTTCGTTTAAACATAGTTATTATAGTTAGTAAATAAAGTAACAATTTAAGTTCCGAAGGAGCTATAAACTTTTTTTCTTTCCTAATTAATGGTTCAATTATTATAAGTTTGAAAATAATGAAGGGTGTATTGTACTTAAATACGATACACCCTCCTTACAAGATATGTCTAACAAAATCTCACGATTTCATATAGGTTATATTTTAGGGCATTACATTCTTAGCCCATCTTGGATCACCAATTCCCTGTTTGTAAATTTCATGGTTTCGAACGGCATCCGTATTCTTGTAATAGAGACCGTTGAGGTTGCTAATCTCGTGCATATTCGGATCCGGACTTACATAAGGCGGATTTGGATCTGTCATCAAGTCAGTAGGTGAAATACCAACAGTACCTAAATGCACATCAAGCTCTGCCTTACCTAAAATATTAGAATCTGCCCAGAAACCTGCACTGTTTTTGCTGGCACTGAAAGCTGAGGCTGAGAATATGCTTCCGTTGATCAGGTTTGTATTTGTTGAGTAATTCTGCTGTACATCGAATGTAATTTTACCAGAACCGTTAATCTGGCGAATATCCATACCTTCCATATATAAATTACGAGCATCACCATCTTTCTTAGTAAGAATGAAAAGATTCTTTTTCACTGTAATCTTACTTCCACCCGGCAGATATCTCAGGTCGAAAATCTTACGTCCGGTAGAACGGGTACTGTAATTTACAAATGTATTGTTCTCGAGTGTAATATTGTATTGAACATTACTTGGCCACGGCAAATCCTTACCATTGTCCGTAAAGAAGCAGGTACGTGGAGAATCATAGAAAGTATTTCTACGGAAAATCATGTTTGCATAAATGTTTGATTTACCAGTACCAGGAGTACCATCACCGGCAATCCATGCATAACCACGACCAGTATTATCATAATAACCGCAATTATAGAATAGACAGTCTTCTACAATAAACTTCTCGAAGTTCTTACGGTTAAGACCTTGCACTCGGACGAAACCACGAATCATACGTTGGAATGTACAATTTTTTAATTCAAATGATTGAAGTGTTACGGCCATACCATTAGAATACATGTTGATGAAGTAATTACCTGTTGCTGCACCATCTCCATAATTTTTCGCTAACGGACAATCAAAATCAATATCTTCAAATATAAGCGATTTGATGTTGATACCACCAAGCTCACCTGATTGTGGTTGACGTCCAAACATGAAGTTCATGGCTTGAGCAGCTCCATTAATAGTTGACATTCCATTCATTAACACTTTAGCACGACCAGTACCTGCTTTAGTTCTCAAAGTTAAACCTTTACACAAAGATACGTTGGTTGCAAAATAGTATGTTTTTCCACCTTCCAATTCAAAAATAGTACCTTCTGCCAGAGATGAATCTTTGTTATAGTTAGATAAGATGGTGTCAAGCCGTGAAGCGTTGTACTCTTTTGCCCCTGGAATGGTATCATTAGGATCGCTGAAATGCTTAATAAGGATAGGCGCTCCAGGATCACCATCCATACGGATAACACAAGTATTATAAATAGCATCCCAATGAACCGGTATATTATTGTTTATCGCATTGACTACATATACACTGTTTTCCTGTAGACCATCAATGTCAATGTATCCACGTTGAAAATCTGCTGCAGTGATAGTGTAATTTTTCCATTTTGCAGGAACAGTTGCCTCAGGATTGGTAGGAGATGCTTCAACTGTAATAGTTTGCATCACGAAATTACCATCTCCATCTACTTCAAAATTAGTTTTAAAAGTACCGTCATCACCAGATGTGGCATAAGCTCGGTCAATATTGACACGGAAAGTAGTTTTAGTGACTTCGTTCACTACTATTACTTCTGGAATATTGTATCTGTCTCCAGTCGTGATTCCCATATAGTCTGCCCACTGACGTCCGTTGCCATAACCATACCACTTAGAATGGTAGGCTTCTCCTTTTTTGGAGAGAGTACGGATGGCAAAACGATAATCAGTACTGTACTGAAGATCTTTTATCAAAAGATCTGTAACTTCGGGACCAACAATCGTATCAAACAGAATATAGTCGGGATTTTCCCAATCTGTA
Proteins encoded in this window:
- a CDS encoding zinc ribbon domain-containing protein YjdM is translated as MNEIPNCPNCQGENTYFDGSLYVCPDCSHEFNAESAAAETTPDVPRDSNGAELMDGDSVTVIKDLKVKGSSMVIKRGTKVKSIRLTEIPEEVDCKIDGSSIVLKTCFLKK
- the xyl3A gene encoding xylan 1,4-beta-xylosidase, with protein sequence MFKRKLIYLLPLFILSSCSQQTYKAASLSPDERAKLLLQELTLEEKILLMMDNSQSVERLGIKPYNWWNEALHGVARAGLATVFPQPIGMAASFSPGTVYQVYNAVSDEARAKNTYYTSQRSYERYQGLTMWTPTVNIYRDPRWGRGIETYGEDPYLTSRMGVMVVQGLQGANDGHYDKLHACAKHFAVHSGPEWNRHEFNVEKIKPRDLYETYLPPFEALVREAKVKEVMCAYNRFEGKPCCGSDRLLMQILRKEWGFDGIVLSDCGAIADFYNERGHKTHSDAESASAAAVLSGTDLECGSSYQSLAKAVKQGKIDESAINIAVKRLLEARFSLGEMDDPKNVSWTKIPFSVVASAEHDSLALDIARKSMTLLMNKNNILPLKRGGLTLAVMGPNANDSVMQWGNYNGMPPHTVTILNGLRKTLGNNDKLIYEQGCGWVERTLIQSAFNLCKSADGPGFSARYWNNVTRDGKPVTAAQVTTPFHFCTSGATVFAPGVNLTDFSATYNSVFTPEQSGEIVFDIYAYGSGRLRINDKEVKSFSNKHGARKSTYNMQVQAGISYNIELDFEYLRSDAQLNFDLGFKKEADIEESVEKVKDADVVIFAGGISPSLEGEEMGVNLPGFKKGDRTDIELPAVQRELIAALHRAGKKVLFVNCSGSPIGLEPETNECEAILQAWYPGQEGGKAVAEVLFGDYNPAGRLPVTFYRNVSQLPDFEDYNMNGRTYRYMTQEPLFPFGYGLSYTTFEYGQMKLEKDKIKVGQLLKFTVPVTNTGNRNGEEVVQVYLRKHNDADGPIRTLRNFKRVSIPAGKTVNVEFLLKDKELEWWDSSSNTLRVCAGDYDIMVGGSSQTEDLLQHAFTIE
- a CDS encoding two-component regulator propeller domain-containing protein, translating into MKTFYKCTLFYVCILLCLPAISHAQPVCQIQHYSTYSGLPQRTVVNIVQDIKGFIWLSTWNGLSKFDGYSFKNYKAYPGDGCTLTSNRLYSITTNQHGDIWCQTYDSRIYLFDSRKERFIDILQPIEAKNKSTYTISQIYALPKGVTWIVCDNGAFRVNEEQYRKGKNESISFYSSKAGNLPGKEISRIIQDKDGDEWVFTDKGIQIIGKKRMPGNIQFKNVCENGKNMYLVSSNDRLAFYDQSTEQLQFLKIPCEYSHLNSIQNLGKDTIGLGTENGIIIFDAKRKKFRYIDIRMNTQSSINVQSIFKDSHNELWIFSESAGVTRYNLQNGEKQYYQTPIEDMPTAERQSREGVFEDAQGTLWVIPQLGCLSYYDRRTQLLKPYYTDYNDPKSKFTPVVLRYLLDNQKNFWYTSNYELGKISFFPNACQERPFDYGYDTRAFLKDSNKNFWMANKKGFIRIDNEDGTLKGYLTSSGNISSQKVPFSKNIYCFLEDKQGFIWMGSKWDGLFRLKKEGNNRFKIQRFAHDEKNPYSLSNNSIYSIFQDSRNRIWIGTYGGGLNLLEETPQGEVRFMHSGSSLKEYPHNKFSKIRIIKEVNKAILVGTTEGLLTFSPDFRNPGTIRFYQNVRTPEVASSLCSNDVTYIYTDSRKQTYVLTFTGGINQIVSNNLLTNHIKFKSYTKKNGLFSDLLLSMIEDSQKNLWVISENALSKFNPRTGTFDNYDKRYLQKEIYFSDAAPVIWHKHLILGTEGGILEMNPASLSKSKYIPRIVFTGLKIQGIQQSQDIDDLKELELQPSQRNVTFQFATLDYIEPTAIKYAYRLKGLEEQWNEVDNNRTANYINLPPGEYELQIRSTNSDGVWIDNVRTLSINVLPTFWETYWAWILYVLLFILFTAAIVYTIFYIYRLHNQINLEHQLSNIKLRFFTDISHELRTPLTLISSPISEILEHESLSPNARKHLTLVHKNTERMLRLMNQILDFRKIENKKMKVLLEKSDIITLLQRVMDNFLLIAEEKHIDFRLHSQPDIISGWIDQDKFEKIFFNLISNAFKYTPDNKSIIVSATMENENLVISVKDEGIGIDLKKQQSLFQRFETLVRYNILQPSSGIGLSLVKELIELHQGNIQVNSQPGVGSEFIVTLPLEQKTYEGKENTEFIFNDSQSSFAQSNENPENSGISIQEQTYQEVTERQSIIPESNLENQEVVSVLVVEDNSELRTFLHDILSGIYNVIEANDGQEGLEMAIKHMPDFIISDVMMPVMDGLDMVKAIKENRDICHIPIILLSAKSSLDDRIYGLEQGIDDYITKPFSSAYLKARIKSLLNQRKQLHELYLKQWPENKEATSSVPIEIVPSKPQIINSDELFMQQVMEVMEKNMDNSKFTIDEFALEIRMGRTVFYQKLKAIIGLSPVDFIREMRIKRAKQLIDSGEYNVSTVAYMTGFNDPKYFSKCFKKQFGASPSEYSKEKKQNN
- a CDS encoding pentapeptide repeat-containing protein, yielding MANLIFENKEFKGVNCLDEQLAKGEYSDCSFINCIFTNADLSNISFIDCKFSNCDLSMAAIRNTIFRDVKFVNSKLVGLNFEECNNFLISFSFEECILHLASFYKLKLKATNFINCDLQEVDFTETELSNSIFKNCNLSRTIFARTNLEKADFRTSYNYSIDPEINRIRKAKFSRMEVIGLLDKYNLDIE